A stretch of Triticum aestivum cultivar Chinese Spring chromosome 1D, IWGSC CS RefSeq v2.1, whole genome shotgun sequence DNA encodes these proteins:
- the LOC123179970 gene encoding uncharacterized protein isoform X1, whose amino-acid sequence MENQRSAVGWRIHPPPPPHLPPPPPPSSQVHDDQKFGESQEISLEVLTWRGRSFPYYEDLFALYDGRYAQGRSCHGMDYYANKATQLSQFPTSHSPQLQGPEAHLHTPTPTIHAPGDSSMQFEIEEDSENTNWFSSNNTFSQVEANPTQGNDLTLHAPSQVETIPISSQRVGQTLHEIPQVVHRNPRPSSSAPVVTSSKRAKKQKTTSIDDFHERYLKLRREEIDRFAAIEERKLKDPFSIKKCIKALEKLEGLSMADMLKAADIFTANKENREVFLSFSSNELRLGWLTGKVRNT is encoded by the exons ATGGAGAACCAGCGGAGCGCTGTGGGCTGGCGAATCCACCCTCCTCCGCCTCCCCATCTCCCCCCTCCACCCCCTCCATCCTCACAAGTGCATGACGACCAGAAATTTGGGGAAAGTCAAGAAATCTCCCTAGAAG TGCTCACCTGGCGAGGAAGGTCATTTCCATACTATGAAGATCTTTTCGCTCTATATGATG GACGCTATGCTCAGGGAAGGAGTTGTCATGGCATGGATTATTATGCGAACAAAGCAACGCAACTCTCACAGTTTCCCACATCACATTCACCACAATTGCAAGGGCCAGAGGCGCATTTGCACACACCTACACCAACCATACATGCTCCTGGTGATTCATCCATGCAATTTGAAATTGAAGAGGATAGTGAAAACACAAATTGgttttctagcaacaatacattcAGTCAAGTGGAGGCAAACCCGACTCAAGGAAATGACTTGACATTACATGCTCCATCGCAAGTTGAAACAATACCAATTTCCTCACAACGTGTTGGACAGACCTTGCATGAAATTCCACAAGTTGTACATCGCAATCCTCGACCATCTAGCTCAGCTCCTGTGGTTACCAGCAGCAAGAGAGCGAAAAAGCAAAAGACGACTAGTATTGATGATTTTCATGAGAGATACCTGAAACTCAGAAGGGAAGAAATAGATAGGTTTGCAGCCATTGAGGAGAGGAAATTAAAGGACCCCTTCAGCATCAAAAAATGCATCAAAGCACTTGAAAAGTTGGAGGGTCTTTCGATGGCAGATATGCTAAAAGCAGCGGACATCTTCACCGCCAACAAGGAGAACAGGGAAGTATTTCTATCATTTTCAAGTAACGAATTACGATTAGGTTGGTTGACTGGAAAAGTTCGGAATACCTAA
- the LOC123179970 gene encoding uncharacterized protein isoform X2 translates to MPASSSCQNSATSSRRTLESHLLYQAVLTWRGRSFPYYEDLFALYDGRYAQGRSCHGMDYYANKATQLSQFPTSHSPQLQGPEAHLHTPTPTIHAPGDSSMQFEIEEDSENTNWFSSNNTFSQVEANPTQGNDLTLHAPSQVETIPISSQRVGQTLHEIPQVVHRNPRPSSSAPVVTSSKRAKKQKTTSIDDFHERYLKLRREEIDRFAAIEERKLKDPFSIKKCIKALEKLEGLSMADMLKAADIFTANKENREVFLSFSSNELRLGWLTGKVRNT, encoded by the exons TGCTCACCTGGCGAGGAAGGTCATTTCCATACTATGAAGATCTTTTCGCTCTATATGATG GACGCTATGCTCAGGGAAGGAGTTGTCATGGCATGGATTATTATGCGAACAAAGCAACGCAACTCTCACAGTTTCCCACATCACATTCACCACAATTGCAAGGGCCAGAGGCGCATTTGCACACACCTACACCAACCATACATGCTCCTGGTGATTCATCCATGCAATTTGAAATTGAAGAGGATAGTGAAAACACAAATTGgttttctagcaacaatacattcAGTCAAGTGGAGGCAAACCCGACTCAAGGAAATGACTTGACATTACATGCTCCATCGCAAGTTGAAACAATACCAATTTCCTCACAACGTGTTGGACAGACCTTGCATGAAATTCCACAAGTTGTACATCGCAATCCTCGACCATCTAGCTCAGCTCCTGTGGTTACCAGCAGCAAGAGAGCGAAAAAGCAAAAGACGACTAGTATTGATGATTTTCATGAGAGATACCTGAAACTCAGAAGGGAAGAAATAGATAGGTTTGCAGCCATTGAGGAGAGGAAATTAAAGGACCCCTTCAGCATCAAAAAATGCATCAAAGCACTTGAAAAGTTGGAGGGTCTTTCGATGGCAGATATGCTAAAAGCAGCGGACATCTTCACCGCCAACAAGGAGAACAGGGAAGTATTTCTATCATTTTCAAGTAACGAATTACGATTAGGTTGGTTGACTGGAAAAGTTCGGAATACCTAA